One Helicobacter cetorum MIT 00-7128 DNA window includes the following coding sequences:
- a CDS encoding DNA polymerase III subunit gamma/tau, translating into MQALALKYRPKHFSELVGQDSVAKTLSLALENNRLANAYLFSGLRGSGKTSSSRIFARALMCEEGPKAIPCDTCVHCQSALENRHIDIIEMDGASNRGIDDVRNLIEQTRYKPSLGRYKIFIIDEVHMFTTEAFNALLKTLEEPPSHVKFLLATTDALKLPATILSRTQHFRFKKIPESSVIIHLKHILELENIAYEESALERLANSGQGSLRDTLTLLEQAISYCDSDITHKKIAEMLGVIDRSVLEEFFQALLRQDNTLLEERYTLLETYETESVLEEMSLFLKNKLLENSHAYPLILMERFFKILMDSFSLLKEGANSSFVLLLLKMKMQEALKLKALEDAILELEQKNQSSLSSLQAPLNTPLSLKSNVAPTSIEPTLPPIEPQKPILNTTTPMLSAKEQIFHNLFKQLQNKIYERNYDLGVVFEKNIRFVSFEDKVLTWESLAKDEDKALLSEHFAILKKLISEVYGEGVKVALGTNKSMQKPVEENLEKPKTLEQPTPIAPIKEPNPTPVKDIKEPIIEEVKEPSETAILQEFIEDNKSLIADIKSELGAMNVELL; encoded by the coding sequence ATGCAAGCTTTAGCATTAAAATATCGCCCCAAGCATTTTAGTGAGCTAGTGGGGCAAGATAGCGTAGCCAAAACCCTATCTTTAGCTTTAGAAAATAATCGTTTAGCCAATGCGTATTTATTCAGTGGGTTAAGGGGTTCGGGTAAAACAAGCTCTTCTAGGATTTTTGCTCGAGCTTTGATGTGTGAAGAAGGGCCAAAGGCTATTCCTTGCGATACATGCGTGCATTGTCAAAGCGCTTTAGAAAATCGCCATATAGATATTATAGAAATGGATGGAGCGTCTAATAGGGGGATTGATGATGTGCGTAATTTAATAGAACAAACCCGCTATAAGCCAAGTTTAGGACGCTATAAAATCTTTATTATTGATGAAGTGCATATGTTTACCACTGAGGCGTTTAACGCACTTTTAAAAACCTTAGAAGAACCCCCTAGTCATGTAAAATTTCTTCTAGCAACTACTGATGCTTTAAAATTGCCTGCAACTATACTTAGTCGCACCCAACATTTTAGGTTTAAGAAAATCCCTGAAAGCTCTGTAATAATACATCTAAAGCATATTTTAGAATTAGAAAATATTGCTTATGAAGAGAGTGCTTTGGAGCGATTAGCTAATAGCGGTCAAGGGAGCTTAAGAGATACGCTCACACTTTTAGAACAAGCTATTAGTTATTGTGATAGCGATATTACGCATAAAAAAATCGCTGAAATGTTAGGAGTGATTGATAGAAGTGTTTTAGAGGAATTTTTCCAAGCTTTGTTGCGCCAAGACAATACTCTTTTAGAGGAACGCTACACTTTGTTAGAAACTTATGAAACAGAGAGTGTGCTAGAAGAGATGAGCTTGTTTTTGAAAAACAAGCTATTAGAAAATTCGCATGCTTATCCTTTGATTTTAATGGAGCGTTTTTTTAAAATCCTTATGGATAGTTTTAGCTTGCTTAAAGAGGGGGCAAATTCTAGCTTTGTGTTACTATTATTAAAAATGAAAATGCAAGAGGCTTTGAAACTTAAAGCTTTAGAAGACGCTATTTTAGAGTTAGAACAAAAAAATCAATCTTCTTTATCCTCATTACAAGCCCCTTTAAACACTCCTTTATCCTTAAAAAGCAATGTTGCTCCTACTTCAATAGAGCCTACACTACCACCAATAGAGCCACAAAAACCTATCTTAAACACTACCACGCCTATGCTATCAGCTAAAGAGCAGATTTTTCATAATCTTTTTAAGCAATTGCAAAATAAGATTTATGAGCGTAATTACGATTTGGGTGTTGTATTTGAAAAAAATATTCGTTTTGTAAGCTTTGAAGATAAGGTGCTAACTTGGGAATCTTTAGCCAAAGATGAGGATAAGGCGCTTTTGAGCGAACATTTTGCTATTTTAAAAAAGCTTATTAGTGAAGTGTATGGCGAGGGAGTGAAAGTTGCTTTAGGCACAAATAAGTCAATGCAAAAACCTGTTGAAGAAAACCTTGAAAAACCTAAAACATTAGAACAACCCACACCTATTGCACCTATAAAAGAACCTAACCCTACGCCTGTAAAAGACATAAAAGAGCCTATTATAGAAGAGGTTAAAGAGCCTAGTGAAACAGCCATTTTGCAAGAGTTTATAGAGGATAACAAAAGCCTTATTGCGGATATTAAAAGCGAGCTTGGCGCTATGAATGTGGAGCTATTATGA
- the tsaE gene encoding tRNA (adenosine(37)-N6)-threonylcarbamoyltransferase complex ATPase subunit type 1 TsaE, whose protein sequence is MQANLNELDKIAHEILKDNFLGVVVLKGAVGSGKTTLVQACLKYLNLEVQVTSPTFSLMHAYSESVFHYDFYMRPLEECLKLGMLECLLEEGVHFVEWGDEFLEKILKKHDIPTKIVEISTNNDSRFYTIR, encoded by the coding sequence ATACAAGCAAATTTAAATGAGCTAGATAAGATAGCGCATGAAATTTTAAAAGACAATTTTTTAGGGGTAGTGGTTTTAAAGGGTGCTGTTGGGAGTGGGAAGACCACTTTAGTGCAAGCTTGTTTAAAGTATCTTAATTTAGAAGTCCAAGTTACTTCGCCTACTTTTAGCTTAATGCATGCTTATAGTGAAAGTGTGTTTCATTATGATTTTTATATGCGCCCCTTAGAAGAGTGCTTAAAACTTGGCATGCTAGAGTGTTTGCTAGAAGAGGGGGTGCATTTTGTAGAATGGGGCGATGAATTTTTAGAAAAAATTCTTAAAAAACACGATATACCTACTAAAATTGTAGAAATTAGCACCAACAATGATAGCCGTTTTTACACCATAAGGTAG